In one window of Camelina sativa cultivar DH55 chromosome 15, Cs, whole genome shotgun sequence DNA:
- the LOC104746514 gene encoding uncharacterized protein LOC104746514, whose translation MKGKPLLLQILTTKHGTVQIKLSWRGFLVRCLKIFSVWWLDLQLPMTCGLILPAILTSLETSLDAVPEPTYEDIVRRLKGYDDDGLQSYVTAPEVSPHLAFYTTNSANRGRGRSRGQGGRNRSRGNFSTRDRGFHQQFSSGNHSSSSSGERSTCQICGKQGHQALDCWHRYDDNYQQQEAVASALAGWHPDRAATANITDSTQRLQQAQP comes from the coding sequence ATGAAGGGAAAACCGCTACTGCTCCAAATCCTGACTACCAAGCATGGAACCGTTCAGATCAAGTTGTCATGGCGTGGCTTCTTGGTTCGTTGTCTGAAGATATTCTCAGTGTGGTGGTTGGATCTGCAACTTCCTATGACGTGTGGACTAATCTTGCCAGCCATTTTAACCTCGCTTGAGACCTCCTTAGATGCTGTTCCTGAACCAACTTATGAAGACATTGTGCGTCGTCTGAAAGGCTATGATGATGACGGGCTTCAAAGCTATGTCACCGCTCCAGAGGTCTCTCCACATTTGGCTTTCTACACAACTAACTCTGCAAACCGAGGTCGTGGCAGGTCTCGAGGACAAGGAGGTAGAAACCGCAGCCGTGGGAACTTCTCAACCCGGGATCGAGGGTTTCATCAGCAGTTCAGTTCTGGTAATCACAGTTCATCATCCTCTGGAGAACGATCCACATGTCAGATCTGTGGGAAGCAAGGTCACCAAGCTCTGGATTGTTGGCATCGATATGATGATAACTATCAACAACAAGAAGCTGTAGCTTCAGCTCTGGCTGGTTGGCATCCTGATAGAGCTGCAACAGCCAATATCACAGATTCTACTCAGCGCTTGCAGCAAGCTCAGCCATAA
- the LOC104746515 gene encoding nifU-like protein 4, mitochondrial → MKGIARLVSSSLSRLGCREIVSGGSTVSSSSIVLSRRSLFISATNLLDSRATNSLLTSSSRSSSLPQKWTFLGGQRRTMFIQTQSTPNPSSLMFYPDKPVMEVGSADFPNVRSALGSPLAKAIYSIDGVGRVFFGSDFVTVTKSDDVSWDILKPEIFAAVMDFYSSGQALFLDAQAAAAKDTAISEDDSETVAMIKELLETRIRPAVQDDGGDIEYCGFDPESGIVKLRMQGACSGCPSSSVTLKSGIENMLMHYVSEVKGVEQEFDGEDEEEGTLSGEIRE, encoded by the exons ATGAAAGGGATTGCGAGGcttgtatcttcttctctttcgagACTCGGGTGTCGCGAGATCGTTTCTGGAGGAAGtactgtttcttcttcctctattgTGCTATCTCGTCGCTCGCTTTTCATCTCTGCGACCAATTTACTCGATTCTCGGGCGACAAATTCTCTTCTTACCTCTTCTTCGAGATCTTCTTCACTTCCTCAGAAATGGACCTTCCTCGGAG GGCAGAGAAGAACGATGTTTATTCAAACACAGTCAACTCCGAATCCTTCTTCTCTGATGTTTTATCCTGACAAACCAGTCATGGAGGTTGGAAGCGCGGATTTTCCTAATGTTCGTTCCGCTTTGGGTTCGCCATTAGCCAAGGCTATATACTCTATTGATG GTGTGGGTCGAGTTTTCTTTGGGTCTGATTTTGTCACTGTAACAAAGTCAGATGATGTCTCATGGGATATCCTCAAGCCTGAGATATTTGCGGCAGTCATGGATTTCTACTCTTCTGGCCAGGCTTTGTTTCTGGATGCACAAGCTGCTGCTGCCAAGGATACTGCCATCAGCGAG GATGACTCTGAAACTGTAGCAATGATCAAGGAACTCTTAGAAACACGGATCAGACCAGCAGTCCAGGATGATGGTGGGGACATTGAGTACTGTGGGTTTGATCC GGAAAGCGGTATAGTGAAGCTGAGGATGCAAGGAGCTTGTAGCGGTTGTCCAAGCTCATCTGTTACTTTGAAATCAGGAATCGAAAACATGCTAATGCATTACGTATCTGAG GTGAAAGGTGTAGAACAAGAGTTTGATggggaagatgaagaagagggaaCGTTGTCTGGAGAGATAAGAGAGTAG
- the LOC104748380 gene encoding uncharacterized protein LOC104748380, protein MRRNTQRRKSKKPKQSPAMAATKAPISQQDVVSDDLNYELWARTVKARLVEKGLWAVVENGISPADPSKIPELAAATIQPEDLSKEKEALQILQSSLPDSVLRKTLDSTTTTSAKHLWDSLKEANEEQSKSEGKKEKKFERIIAVDPRLDSNHHYLAITNMAISLSDSYETATEELIVMGLQELTFNNIRRLLDLIESYTMKWTLYEVLKQNEYQASRDCEGFIRWITSMSDSYDGTPLVMKQVVSVKNLTFETTRELIDVFESLPAKTISGIVKGFVVGSTSHVKEVCYSPSDLRCLLKEAKLEMKELGEGTISSAQMKESKQGSATTRVMRSRHERGECIRCGSKGHVFKDCVTFEKDMWMIYDTTTNHMTPHIKYFTTLDRRHRAQIEFITGESVFAEGMGDVRIVTKEGLKKTIKDVLFVPKIDRNVLSVSQLTNAGYIVAMSTDKCIIMEEKNGRSFGQCLWEERGYFLRLQVVEGNLTSTC, encoded by the coding sequence ATGAGGAGGAATACACAGAGAAGAAAGtcaaaaaaacctaaacaatCGCCGGCAATGGCGGCGACGAAGGCACCGATTAGTCAACAAGACGTTGTTTCCGATGACCTGAACTATGAACTGTGGGCTCGAACAGTGAAAGCTAGACTAGTAGAGAAAGGACTTTGGGCTGTTGTTGAAAATGGAATCTCACCGGCCGATCCATCGAAGATTCCAGAGTTAGCGGCGGCGACGATTCAACCCGAAGATCtttcaaaagagaaagaagcgcTCCAGATTTTGCAATCTTCTCTCCCCGATTCGGTTTTGAGAAAGACACTCGACAGCACCACTACTACTTCAGCCAAACATCTTTGGGATTCGTTAAAAGAAGCTAACGAGGAACAATCCAAATCAGaggggaagaaggagaagaaattcGAACGTATCATCGCTGTTGATCCTCGTTTAGACTCGAATCATCATTATCTGGCGATTACCAATATGGCAATCTCGCTGTCAGATTCATATGAAACTGCAACGGAGGAACTCATCGTCATGGGTCTGCAGGAGCTTACTTTTAACAATATCCGTCGGCTTCTTGATCTTATTGAATCATATACAATGAAATGGACCTTGTATGAAGTTTTGAAACAAAACGAGTATCAAGCATCACGCGATTGTGAAGGTTTTATCAGATGGATAACATCCATGTCAGATTCATATGATGGTACACCTCTGGTGATGAAGCAAGTCGTGAGTGTGAAGAATCTGACTTTTGAAACTACTCGTGAGCTTATTGATGTGTTTGAATCACTACCAGCGAAGACCATAAGTGGGATTGTGAAAGGATTTGTGGTTGGATCAACATCACATGTGAAAGAAGTTTGCTATTCACCCAGTGATCTTAGGTGTTTGCTAAAAGAAGCCAAGTTAGAGATGAAGGAATTAGGAGAAGGTACTATCAGCTCAGCTCAGATGAAGGAATCGAAACAAGGTAGTGCTACTACAAGGGTGATGAGATCTAGGCATGAAAGAGGAGAGTGTATTCGATGTGGAAGTAAAGGGCATGTTTTCAAAGACTGTGTGACCTTTGAGAAGGATATGTGGATGATATACGACACTACCACTAACCATATGACTCCACATATCAAGTATTTCACCACTTTAGACAGAAGACACAGAGCTCAGATCGAATTCATCACCGGGGAATCTGTCTTTGCTGAAGGAATGGGAGATGTCAGGATCGTTACCAAGGAAGGGTTAAAGAAGACTATCAAGGATGTGCTTTTTGTTCCCAAGATCGACAGAAACGTGTTGAGTGTTTCTCAGCTGACAAACGCAGGCTACATTGTCGCAATGTCCACTGACAAATGCATTATAATGGAAGAGAAAAATGGGAGATCATTTGGTCAATGCTTGTGGGAAGAGAGAGGCTATTTTCTGCGTTTGCAGGTGGTTGAAGGTAATCTCACATCTACTTGCTAG
- the LOC104748381 gene encoding uncharacterized protein LOC104748381 yields the protein MAATKTPISQQDVVSDDLTYELWARTMKAILVEKELWAVVENGIPPADPSEITELAAATIQPEELSEDKEALQILLSSLPDSLRKTLETTTTASAKHLWDLLQEANEELEQVRRIEEEDGERNIISSSSSFMDPAGLESNHHYLAITNMVLSLSDSYDLTTNELIILGVKKLTFNRFRALLDFTEVFAVKCTLYEVLKENEYQASRDYKGFIRWITSMSDSYDGTALVMEQVVSVKNLTFNNTRELLDVFESVPEKNISGIMNEFVVGSSSRVKEVCYSPSDLRGFLKEAKLGMKEGEGTISSAASQWKKESATTRVMRSRHERGECIRCGGKGHVFKDCSNNVVGPVTFEKDMWMVYDTTTNHMTPHINYFTTLDRRHRAQIEFITGESVFAEGMGDVRIMTKEGLKKTIKDVLFVPNIDRNVLSVSQLTDAGYIVAMTTDKCTIMEQKTRRLFGRCLWEERGYFLRLQVVEGNLTSNC from the coding sequence ATGGCGGCAACGAAGACACCGATTAGTCAACAAGACGTTGTTTCCGATGATCTGACCTATGAACTGTGGGCTCGAACCATGAAAGCTATACTAGTAGAGAAAGAACTTTGGGCTGTCGTTGAAAATGGAATCCCACCGGCCGATCCATCGGAGATTACAGAGTTGGCGGCGGCGACGATTCAACCCGAAGAGCTTTCCGAAGACAAAGAAGCGCTCCAGATTTTGCTATCTTCTCTCCCAGATTCGCTGAGAAAGACACTCGAAACCACCACTACAGCTTCAGCCAAACATCTTTGGGATTTGTTACAAGAAGCTAACGAGGAACTCGAACAAGTTAggagaattgaagaagaagatggagaacgTAACATcatctcctcatcatcatcgttcATGGATCCTGCTGGTTTAGAATCGAATCATCATTATCTGGCTATTACGAATATGGTACTCTCGTTGTCAGATTCATATGATCTTACAACGAATGAACTCATCATCTTGGGTGTGAAGAAGCTTACTTTTAACAGATTTCGTGCGCTTCTTGATTTTACTGAAGTATTTGCAGTGAAATGTACCTTGTATGAAGTTTTGAAAGAAAACGAGTATCAAGCATCACGCGATTATAAAGGTTTTATCAGATGGATAACATCCATGTCAGATTCATATGATGGTACAGCTCTGGTGATGGAGCAAGTCGTGAGTGTAAAGAATCTGACTTTTAACAATACTCGTGAGCTTCTTGATGTGTTTGAATCAGTACCAGAGAAGAACATCAGTGGGATTATGAACGAATTTGTGGTTGGATCATCGTCACGTGTGAAAGAAGTTTGCTATTCACCTAGTGATCTTAGGGGTTTTCTTAAAGAAGCCAAGTTAGGgatgaaggaaggagaaggtACTATCAGCTCAGCAGCATCACAATGGAAAAAAGAGAGTGCTACTACAAGGGTGATGAGATCTAGGCATGAAAGAGGAGAGTGTATTCGATGTGGAGGTAAAGGGCATGTTTTCAAAGACTGTAGCAACAATGTTGTTGGTCCTGTGACCTTTGAGAAGGATATGTGGATGGTATACGACACTACCACTAACCATATGACTCCACATATCAACTATTTCACCACTTTAGACAGAAGACACAGAGCTCAGATCGAATTCATCACCGGGGAATCTGTCTTTGCTGAAGGAATGGGAGATGTCAGGATCATGACCAAGGAAGGGTTGAAGAAGACTATCAAGGATGTGCTTTTTGTTCCCAATATCGACAGAAACGTGTTGAGTGTTTCTCAGCTGACAGACGCCGGCTACATAGTCGCAATGACCACTGACAAATGCACTATAATGGAACAGAAAACTAGGAGATTATTTGGTCGATGCTTGTGGGAAGAGAGAGGCTATTTTCTGCGTTTGCAGGTGGTTGAAGGTAATCTCACATCTAATTGCTAG